The following DNA comes from Papaver somniferum cultivar HN1 chromosome 4, ASM357369v1, whole genome shotgun sequence.
ttttttgaatattataagggtaaaatgagaaatatataaaattgggtacacaatatagagttgttagatagtggtcaaacaaacatgattttaagagagattatatagtgatatttatatagatatagaGGTAAACCTCTATATAGGACACTCTACCtatatagaggaaaaaacaaacgtgTTGTTACTGTTTTGTGGAGTTTGGTAGTTTACTAAGTATTGTCCATCTTACAAAGACCTAATTTCTTTGTTCTCTTTCCTGTTTTATTGTTTGAGCACTATCATATTTTCTATTTATTCTCAACTCTAAGGTCCATTTGGACGGGGAATTTCAAAGTCCATTCAATTGTTCTGAAGTTATGATAATTAGGCAAGGTTTTCCCTATTTTTCATCCCaatttttcctatttcccatccctCATCGTTTCTAAAATCAATTTCACTTTTCAATTTTGGTTTCTCCTATGTACCATCCATAAAAGTCAAGTTGACTTTCTATAATTATTaccatttttatttgttttcttcttctttgatcttttttttttccattaaacaaaataagaaactATCAGGttataaaccctaaattagtgTAATTATTATTATAGTGCGTAACCCATTCCTTTAATTTTTATCATTAAATTTACGAGGTGTATGTGAATTAATGGACAGTTAATGGGTAAACCATTATTATGGAAGACTCCATTATTGATCCATAAAAATGATTAGTTTTTGATCCTCAAAAATGCATTTAGAAGGAAGAATTTGATTCTAGTTACATTTAATTTGGATGCATGCACTTATATGTTTCGGGTGATCATTGTTGTTTGTATGCCAGTGCACTATGATGACGATGATCCGTGGATAATTTTTTCCTTCTTCAGTCGTTTGTATTTCCAGTGACAACTGGTAATAAAGTTCTGTTACAAAGATTTTTTAATTTCAATTATTGGAAATCAGGGAAGGAAGAATTTTCCTTTGGCTCATGATTTTGGTTCATCTACCTGACATGCTTAATGTTATCCCCCAACAGTTATGCGTATTTCAATTGGTACTTCTTTTTTTCTAATTAATTTACGAAGAACCGGTGATGCATTATGGAGATAGAGTGGAAGAGTTAATTATCGATGGTGGAGATGGatggtggagatggagatggaaacGTTACTTAGGGTTTGTTTTCTTAGCTGTAGGGTGATTTTACCGTTGGGTGTAAATAAAAAGTCAAAGCTAGTATTTAGAATTTATGAAAATTCATATGGGTAGTACTTAGGCAATAGGGAAAACCTTAGGCAATTAGCTCCTTTTCCTTCTAACTTCCAATTATAAGTTGAACAAAGGTTGTTACTGACACATGATGAAGCTACTTGGGAGGATGCTGATGACATCATTCTCGGTTTTCCATATTTTTCAGCTCGAGGACAAGCAAGAGGGTGGGTTGTTGGAACTGCAACACTAGTTCCCTGGCAACTCTTACCAGCTTTCTTTATTTTGTTCAGTTTTCCTTTACTGCTCCTACCAGTTTGTTTTTGCTTAGGTTTCCTAACTTAACTAGAACTCTATGCTATATATATGAAAGTTTCTCTGTAGAAGGAAGTTTTTCACCGAAACTTCAATTCAAGTTTAAGGTGGTCCCCAATCAAAGGATTAAAGTTTCAATTTATCTTATTTTTGTATTAGAACCTTACATAAGATAAAGGCGAGAGTGTTTTTACTATTTTGACGAGAAGAAGATAATTTTAAAATCATCCAAGGAGAAAATTTATAGAGGGCTTTGGTCGGATAGGATGCCGTCGTCTAAAGCTGGattgcttcagaaaaaaaaaaaaaaagttgtttcagtagaaaaagaaacaaaagtctAATGCTGGATTACAGAAGGGAAAGTCAGGTGAAAATTTTGCccaaaattttcttcaattttgaaAGTGTTTGCCCTTCTTTATCTTccatatacttttctctatattgcATGCATATAAAGAAAGCTCTTGAATCACAGAGTTTCTTTCAATTTTGAATAAAAGGAAGAGTGTTTCTTAGTTTTCATCGAAGTTGCATGCTTGCATACATTGGACAATTCACTCTCGAACTCTGGTGACACTAGAGCAATACAGAGAAATCTGGTGTTGATATTAATGTTCTTTATTAACAGTCTCCATGAAACCCCATCCAACCTTATCATATGCATATTCTGACATCAAATCTGAACATCCACCCATTTGTAGGCTCTGTAATCCTGGAGTCTACGCATTAATTTTCCAGAACAGTACTGTCTATGGCTTCTGTTTTTGCGGTGCTACAAATATAGTTTGAGTTTGATATATAAGTTGAGGCAGTATCTTTTTGAGCCTTGTAGACAGAATGTGAGGTATGCTGTTATAACATGTGTTGATCAAACTTATTGGCCTGTAACAGCTCCACATTATATCTTTTTGGTATTAGCGTGATGACCTGTTGTCGGTTCTCCAAtgggaaaattgggaaactgaCCCAATTTGGACTGCAATCTTGGAAAACTGCCCCAACGTTaaaaaagttggaaaactgcCCCACTGTTAGAAATCTCAGTTAACTCCGCGTGTGCGAGTTCTCACGTgccaaaaaagacaaaaataccccGAACCGCTAAGATGTTGCCACGTATGCGAAAGATCTGACGGACTGAGATGAAGAAGTAAGCACGTGACTCGCACGTGATATTCAGTGAAGTTCATCTACGAGACGTGTCACCGTCCAGTCACGACACATGTCACCTACGTGTCGACTTCTTATGGTGAGATGTGTCACCGTCACACGTGATATCTCACATGGTTGTAAGTTCTGCCCTAAAAGATatcgagaagatattttcttctttgtttcattTAGATCTAACCAGAGACGAGAGAGGAGAAAGAATGAGAAGAATATTAGGTAAGGTGACTGGCACTACAATTTCATCTCGATTGAACTCGAAATTTTTTAACTTTAATGATTAAGATTCTTCTCTTAATGTTCCAGCGATGAAAGATCCTGAAGAACATACTTAGAGACGATGAAAgtataagtttgaaaaatttgcAGTTTAATTGGTCGATAAACAAGTAAGTTATTGAAACCCAATCGTTGTTTATGCTTGAATCAGATGATATTTTGTGCTAATTTGTAAACGAAATGAAATTATAATTTAAgggtttcatgaatttttttttcttttgtaatttaGGGTTCAATTTGTGTGAAACTGAAAGTTTTGATTGTTATTTAACATGAGTTGtatgtaatattttgacttgctgGTGTGGATTTTGACATgcatgtattgaattttgtttGTATATATTCAGGGTAATATGGATAGGAACATCAGAGTTACTGTGAGCAATGGAAATAATAAGTTTACACCTATGTATTTTCCAAATGTTGTTGCTGGTATTAGTGGTCTTGGGTTTATACAAATGGTGAAGGATAGGATGATCAAAATGGGTATGGAAGAAAAGTTTAACCTTATGTTGTTTGATAAAGAAAATTTTATGTGTGAAAAGGAAAATGACTTTATTAAAATGTGGAACAAAGCTGTCCCAGATGAAGATGGATTTGTTGAGTATAAAGTGTTTATGGTTGATGGTGATGTACCATTTGGTTGTGGCAGTGATAAGGTAAATAGTTCAGTTGGTGGTGCACACAGTGGCAGTGGTAGTGGTTTGTCTAGTCTACATAGTACTCCTCCAAAAAAAGGGTTAGTAAGAAGCTTAATGTTAGGAAGAGTCCAAGACTAGCTGAACTAGCTAAGAAACAGTCTAcaaagcagcaacagaagacagaGTTCAGACCAACTAGATTGAACTTTGG
Coding sequences within:
- the LOC113273895 gene encoding uncharacterized protein LOC113273895, which gives rise to MDRNIRVTVSNGNNKFTPMYFPNVVAGISGLGFIQMVKDRMIKMGMEEKFNLMLFDKENFMCEKENDFIKMWNKAVPDEDGFVEYKVFMVDGDVPFGCGSDKVNSSVGGAHSGSGSGLSSLHSTPPKKGLVRSLMLGRVQD